In Bacteroidales bacterium, a single window of DNA contains:
- a CDS encoding dihydroorotate dehydrogenase electron transfer subunit, whose product MAKQVIDAEVLANHKLNNKYFILLIKPKKKLELIQPGQFLQLTVPNAPEVFLRRPLSIHDVDYENNTISLLIQIVGKGTQKLSLLDKGNVVNIIYPLGKGYSNIEKGQKALLVGGGCGIAPLLYLAKVLKKEGIDEDIIIGFKSKEDIIEYELYNSIAPTFVTTEDGSMGEKGYVTTHSLFSSLNMYNKIYTCGPEVMMKAVAKRAKEAGVECEVSLENTMACGIGACLCCVTPTVNGHQCVCTEGPVFNSKELLW is encoded by the coding sequence ATGGCTAAACAAGTAATTGATGCCGAAGTTTTAGCAAATCATAAACTTAACAACAAATACTTCATTCTTTTAATAAAACCAAAGAAAAAGCTCGAACTTATACAACCTGGACAGTTTCTTCAATTAACTGTTCCTAACGCTCCCGAAGTGTTTTTACGTCGTCCTTTATCTATCCACGATGTTGATTATGAAAACAATACCATCTCGTTGCTCATTCAAATAGTCGGAAAAGGTACCCAAAAGTTGTCATTATTAGATAAAGGTAACGTAGTAAACATTATTTACCCCTTAGGCAAAGGTTATTCTAATATTGAAAAAGGTCAAAAAGCTCTTTTGGTTGGTGGAGGATGCGGTATTGCTCCCTTGCTATACTTGGCAAAAGTCTTAAAAAAAGAAGGCATTGACGAAGATATTATCATTGGCTTTAAATCAAAAGAAGATATTATCGAGTACGAATTATATAATAGTATTGCACCTACATTTGTTACAACAGAAGATGGATCGATGGGCGAAAAAGGTTATGTAACTACACATTCTTTATTTAGTTCATTAAATATGTATAACAAAATATATACATGTGGTCCAGAAGTTATGATGAAAGCTGTTGCAAAACGTGCAAAAGAAGCCGGAGTAGAGTGCGAAGTTTCGCTCGAAAATACTATGGCATGTGGAATAGGGGCTTGTTTATGTTGTGTAACACCTACTGTTAATGGGCATCAGTGTGTATGTACCGAAGGACCTGTTTTTAACTCAAAAGAATTATTATGGTAG
- a CDS encoding helix-turn-helix transcriptional regulator codes for MKSRIQKFLEIENINPSKFADEIGVQRSSISHILSGRNNPSLELIQKILTRFDYINAEWLITGKGEMFKPNREPSLFDALYTQNKTNEDIIENKTFEKSEHKIEFQSKETLTDDIQIPKSLDNKIAIRKVKQIILLYDDGKAEIFST; via the coding sequence ATGAAAAGTCGTATTCAAAAATTTCTGGAAATAGAAAATATCAATCCTTCAAAATTTGCTGATGAAATTGGTGTTCAACGTTCAAGCATTTCGCATATACTTTCGGGAAGAAATAATCCAAGTTTAGAGTTAATTCAAAAAATATTAACTCGATTTGATTATATAAATGCTGAATGGCTAATTACAGGTAAAGGCGAAATGTTTAAACCCAATCGCGAACCTTCTCTATTTGATGCTTTATATACTCAAAACAAAACGAATGAAGATATAATCGAAAATAAAACGTTTGAAAAGAGTGAACATAAAATTGAATTTCAATCAAAAGAAACATTAACAGATGATATTCAAATACCAAAAAGTTTAGACAATAAAATTGCAATTAGAAAAGTAAAGCAGATTATTTTATTGTACGATGATGGGAAAGCCGAAATTTTTTCTACATAA